One Silene latifolia isolate original U9 population chromosome 4, ASM4854445v1, whole genome shotgun sequence DNA segment encodes these proteins:
- the LOC141651288 gene encoding protein FAR1-RELATED SEQUENCE 6-like, which translates to MANTDVEEVDPPTEGMTFANGDEFGAYCYLYAYQRGFQFFIRINKILDCYTEKGVKRHGSGNSEPRFYKMNRIRLCCTRGADPSKKNGLEHNHDDVDPANSRHMVGYRLWHEYFRRRAIMNDEAGISIAKNFNTLVREVGGHANLPIKERDLRNMINQERRRSRINGDANALEEKFIKLREIDPDFYCSIQTDKEGKLLNVFWADGRCRGMAKVFADAVSYDATFLCNRYKMSFTPFVGVNHHGSTVVLASALISHEDAISFTWVFKRWLDCMGRAPSVIITDQCRGIGKAVKDVFPNTPHRLCLWHMMRNGAKNLVANPRYNEIKADLTDVVYESKDIHDFEDAWELFVVKYGLREHSWVKEVYAKREAWVPLYDKNVIVEEVFQRAYSNSMFAKVKKEVYGLINTNAEIKMNIGTFSLFVVTEKVKHPIWKPRDKMYDVSIDTASGEFTCTCQRFEFKGILCRHIIRALLLKKVQLIPDKYILSRFRKDLVRGYEHIQVGYHTPAESKHLKRSIAVTLRNGYLYRLALHSDEAFVLYNRESQKLVKELEATVGIEI; encoded by the exons ATGGCGAACACTGACGTTGAGGAAGTTGATCCTCCGACAGAAGGAATGACATTTGCTAATGGTGATGAGTTTGGTGCATATTGTTACTTATATGCCTATCAACGTGGCTTTCAATTTTTTATTAGGATTAATAAAATTTTGGATTGCTATACGGAAAAAGGGGTAAAGCGCCATGGTAGTGGGAATAGCGAACCTCGTTTCTACAAGATGAACCGAATCAGACTATGTTGCACAAGGGGGGCGGATCCGAGCAAAAAGAATGG tcTGGAGCACAATCATGATGATGTCGATCCCGCTAATAGTCGTCATATGGTGGGATACAGGTTATGGCATGAATATTTTAGAAGACGGGCTATAATGAATGATGAAGCCGGTATCTCAATTGCTAAAAATTTCAACACTTTGGTCAGAGAAGTTGGTGGCCATGCTAATTTACCCATAAAGGAGCGGGATTTGAGGAACATGATCAATCAAGAACGACGTCGTAGTAGAATTAACGGTGATGCAAATGCTCTGGAAGAAAAATTTATCAAGCTTAGAGAAATCGATCCTGACTTTTATTGTTCCATCCAAACGGATAAAGAAGGCAAGCTCCTTAATGTGTTTTGGGCTGATGGACGTTGCAGAGGTATGGCCAAGGTATTTGCTGATGCGGTTTCTTATGACGCCACCTTCCTCTGTAACag GTACAAAATGTCGTTTACTCCATTTGTTGGTGTAAATCATCACGGTAGCACTGTTGTACTAGCATCCGCTTTGATTTCGCACGAGGATGCCATTAGCTTTACTTGGGTGTTTAAGAGATGGTTAGATTGTATGGGAAGAGCTCCGTCAGTTATAATCACGGATCAATGCAGGGGGATTGGAAAGGCTGTGAAGGACGTATTTCCTAATACGCCCCACCGCTTGTGTCTTTGGCACATGATGCGTAATGGCGCAAAAAATTTGGTAGCGAATCCGAGGTACAATGAAATTAAGGCTGACCTTACTGATGTCGTTTATGAAAGTAAAGATATCCATGATTTTGAGGATGCTTGGGAACTTTTTGTAGTTAAATATGGCTTACGTGAACATAGTTGGGTCAAAGAGGTATATGCAAAAAGGGAAGCATGGGTTCCTTT ATACGATAAGAATGTCATTGTTGAGGAAGTCTTTCAAAGAGCGTACAGCAACTCAATGTTTGCGAAGGTGAAAAAAGAGGTGTATGGCCTAATAAACACCAACGCGGAGATTAAGATGAATATTGGGACGTTCTCTCTTTTCGTTGTAACCGAGAAGGTCAAACATCCAATTTGGAAACCACGGGATAAGATGTACGATGTGAGCATTGACACGGCTTCGGGTGAGTTTACTTGTACTTGTCAGCGTTTTGAATTTAAAGGAATACTATGTAGGCATATTATACGTGCATTGTTGCTAAAGAAAGTGCAGTTGATTCCTGACAAGTATATTTTGAGTCGATTTCGAAAGGATTTGGTACGGGGCTATGAGCATATTCAGGTTGGGTATCACACACCCGCGGAGTCGAAACATCTTAAGCGGTCCATTGCGGTGACGTTAAGGAACGGTTACTTGTATAGGCTAGCATTACACTCCGATGAGGCTTTCGTCCTATATAATAGGGAATCACAGAAGCTAGTGAAGGAGTTGGAGGCAACTGTTGGTATTGAGATTTGA